A window of Glycine soja cultivar W05 chromosome 13, ASM419377v2, whole genome shotgun sequence genomic DNA:
ATAAAAGAAACATTTAAGTTTGAAGACTCTAAgtaggagaaaaataaatttattataacaaaGAAAATCTCAAAGTGAAAGAACTTTTAATAAAGGAGAAGAATTTTTtcaacttgttttctttccgtaacttccaaaaatgttactaataataataaaggagAATAATTTTTACCTTTCTCTAATTATTCAGGTagcatttactttttttagatCAAACACATACAGAATGAGGTGAATTTTGGGATTCTCCAATGTACTACACTTAAAATTCTAAGTTGAACCTTCTTGCACCAGAGATTAATATAGCAAATTGTCTTCCTGTCAATAGTATCCTCAGGGAATTCACCTTTTGATTCTCTAATCTCTTCAACACGCTGTAACATAATTTCAAGATGAATCCTCAGGGAATAAAAATCTGCAAAATAATACAAAGTTATGTGCTACTTTATACCAACTAATCCAGAATTTATTTAGCAGCTTTCTGTGGATTAAACCCATTCATGCGTTTTGATGCATTGTACGATTATGATCATGGAACAAAGCAAAGAAAACTACCTTGATGCATGCATTTTTGTTCTGAAATGAAACTAAAGAAACAAAGCAAAGGGAGAAAATAGAAAGCTAAGTTCAAAGATACAAAATACCCAAGGCATTTGCAAGAATCAGAGAACTTAGAGTAGGAGGAGATTAGTCCCAAACATAAAGGGGAGCAAGAGAAGAAGCTTCATGCTTTGTCATCCAGTCAGCACAATCAATGGGGCTTCATCTTCATAACCTTTGAGAAGATAAAAGGAAACTCTGATTGaggataaaaacaaactttacaAAATTCTGATTGAGGTGTAAAAAGAAACTCAATCAGAGAAGATAAAAACACACACTTTGAGAAGAaggttaattatataaaatatagtttaattaaatgattttgtttCTGTAAATGTTGTGCCGTGTGGTTTGGTTGATGTTCCTATGTGATTTCGAAGCTTGATTGTTAGTGTCATCGTGCCTGATGTGGGTATTTCAAAGGAATATTTACATTGgttatatttttaagtaatataaaaaagttgaaaagtATGATCGTTTCTACATCATCATACACATTACCATACACATACAATCAGGTTCAGGTTACTCAAACCTAAATCTGGGTCAAAATTTGACATATTTCAGTCTTGTAAGAATGATAAATAGacccaatttttttatatttatttaggagaaaaaaaacatattttaatcaatttcaaattttaaattctttctaATTCCTCTCATATACTTACCTTTTTGTAAATacgaattaattatttataggtAAAGCTTGAACTAATGCATTCTTAGAGAGATAATAACTTCCCCAAGAGAGAACACTTAAAGATCAAAATACTATACAAAAACATATATAGCAAATCATGACACACATCATAGAAGAGAAAGAATTTCACCTTTGGTGCCCACCTTATTCTTACAATTACAGTTTTGTATAAATAACAATGATTACTATATCATtccataatataaattaatgagtATAGATAGTGGGATTAATTTGAACCTCTGAACTTGCATGAGTTACCATCGGGACACCAGCATGCGCAAGCAAAAATCTCATTTCTAACTTGTACTCAAATTCTACAAagtatattaagaaaaattacaacCCCTATAACTTTGGCCTAAAAATTgtgtcaaaagaaaaattaccTTTTGTTTATGAATCATATACTCAAAGCCCTTGAAGTGGCAGTAAGAactataatagaaaaaaataacaatagagaaaatgaaaaacatatttatgcgTCCGATTGAAAACAAATGCTAACAACATTATTAAGTGCAGGTTTccatgcttaaaaaaacttTCAATGAGATCCTTAAAAAGTATACCTTGGATGCTAAAAATGTGTTAAGTTATCCAACTTCTTGTTTCTATGTTTTTGGCCACATCATCCTGGTCGTATCACCTTCATATTTCATGAGATTCTTACagaatcttaaaaataaatggacTAAACCTTAAAAATCGTTGTAGCTGTCTCACccattattatttgaattttttttccttgctgcaacacattaaaaaaacatagcTTACAAAACTAATagactaaaacaaaatcaaaccaTATGTAAAAAATCCTTACCTTCTTTCTCGTGTAGGCTCAACGAAATTCTTCAATCTACGATTCCTTCCGTGCGAGACTAAAttctgtgaaaaaaaaatatatacatcacAGAAtgaacaatataataatttattttaaattttaaataaacgaACTTTAACATAGAGgaatcaaagaaaagaaaggaaaacaatACCAAAACATTGTAGTAGAAAATGTatctggtaaaaaaaaaaacactaacattaattttacaaaataaaaatacatcttaaaaaaaaaaagcaaacgaaaataaaaactcatatAAGTAAAAGAACGTGTGATTTTCAACATCGGTCGTCGTATAACTGTCATTGTAAGATGTATGACTTTTAACATGTCTGCTACAATGTATAGCTGATgtaaaatggataaaagaatCAATATAAAAAGACTGTTTTCTAGTGCATGTTGAAAGACTTTGCggtttgaaaggaaaaaatgatCCAATGAAGCTTTTGTCATGTGCCTCGACAGCTTTTCAATGATGTTAGCTAGCTCTTTGTAAAGGAGTTTTTGGGAAGGATTTGAGCTGATGATCAAAAGGGTCTCCATTGAGAGTGCTagggaaaatgagagaaaaattaaGGTAGAGGAGATGATGTTGGAactctcttgaattttttttaggggaTATGAAGGAGGAGATGATGAGAAGCTTCagaatttcaagtttcatattGCCCTGTCTGCAGCCTGCCTCTTCCATACTCCATAGTCTACCAGAGAGCTTGTTATCATGGTTAAGGCAAAAAGTAGCGTTTGTGTTTTTCAATGCTAAatgaaattgttattttttctcataaaaaggATCGTGAGATATTACCATATTTGGAACACAAAGAATAGGgtacactttttaattaatgCTTGTAGTCaactattaacaaattttaaatctttttaattgatttttttatattattatctattaAGAAATTCGAATGATTactctcaataaaaaaattcttttaatcatatttttttatatgattcaaAACTGATATTTTACTTaagataatcaaatttaaaattactcatACCAATTTATTGATAATCAcgtttttaattgatattttgaaTTCGAATTAggctgtttttgtttttcaataatatcttttgaattttattaccttaaaaagattatattttaaagataattatggTAGTTAGAATTgtagtttaagttttttttttcattttgtatcacttcattttttttatatttattggttTAAGAAGGAGTAGTAGATggatattttgataaaaactaCTGATAGTTAAAGTTGAtagataagtattttttttacttaccaaaaaaagataaagtatCTTTTTTCTACTTGGAAGGAGTTAAAAGCCCAAAACGACAAAAATAACCTTAAAAGGCAAGGTCAGCTACATCGGAAAGCAAAAGTGCAGGAAGGCAAATCGATAGATTTGTATtatgagaaattcatatggttcAAAATCATGCACATGagacttttatcttttattaattactttatcTTTAGAATTTACTAGTATTTTATAAGCTCTTGTAagtaagattattttaaataatgtgGAACTTTACCTTTTATAATACCCATACAAACTGCAACAGAATAATCGAAATACACCCCCAAAACGAGTCCGGTACATGCCATCGACATTCACTTTATGCCACCCGAGAGTAGGAGGACTTCATTAAGAAACTTGCTTCCCCTAGTGATACTGTGCAATAGATAAGTTTAtaacatggtaaaaaaaaagtaaatttcaattaatcaatgatgtaaatttttttacattagttttatatgaaaattcaattcttaatattattcatatattttttttaaaaatgataaatataaataataaatcgcATTTTTGGATTCATGTAACAATATGATTAAAGAGAATATAATGCAAAACCGAAAGAATATAACTTATAGCTGAAGATATTCAAGAATAAGAAGAACGTGTTCTACCTGTTCCTACTCCCAACTTTTGTGTTAAGGAGATTTGATTTTCACTGTTCTCAACACTTTTGCTTTAGAAGTTAacttttgattgattgatttatttaaaattaactataGAGTGAATGAAATTAgttttgtaaaagaaataactttcttgttcaataatattatttcaagcacataaatcataaaatgtatttatattttaaaaataatttgaaattttcatctataaaaaattaacttttccaAATTCActtttagaatattattttaaaatataaaccaaTCTTTCAAAAATCGTTCTTTCTTTACGTTaattctttcaaaatcaaagctATTATCAGTACATGTTAAGCCCAAAGGAGAGAAACACTGACTAGAGAGCCCATACCCATATGATGGCCCAACCCATGCTGGGCCACTAGTCCTCcataaacacaaaacaaaaaccgAACCCAATTAtcaggagagaaaaaaaaaaaaaaagaacttctcAACCATCGTATATAAGGGATCGTCGTTAACATTGTGCCACCGATATTAGGGTTTCGGAGTCGTTGCAGAGCTGCGCGTTGATCTAGAAAAATGGGTAAGACAAAGACAAAGACATTTATTTTAACCAACATTCAAAACTGTTCCATTTTTTTTACGTGTGATctgaatgaattaaaattttgacgACACTGAAGCGAGGATAAAGGTGTACGAGTTGAGGAATAAGACGAAGGCGGAGCTACTGAACCAGCTCAAGGATCTCAAGGCGGAGCTAGCCCTGCTCCGCGTCGCCAAGGTTACCGGCGGCGCCCCAAACAAGCTCTCCAAAATGTACCAACTCACTTCCAACATTTTCTCAGTGTTTGTTTGTcctgattattattattagtatgcGGGAATCGCGTTTTGTGAACGAAACGAAACGgcgttttaattgtttttttttttttgcagtaaGGTGGTGAGGCTATCGATAGCGCAGGTTTTGACGGTTATTTCCCAGAAGCAGAAAGCGGCGCTGAGAGAGGCttacaagaagaagaagtatTTGCCCCTTGACCTCCGTCCCAAGAAGACCCGCGCCATTCGCAGACGCCTTACCAAACACCAGGTTTCATTCTCTTTTCGCACAATTCTTTTGTTTGGTTATTAATTGATTTGGcgagtaatttaaattttttgtcatttttttattatttaatgttacCACTAAAGTAAATTGTGATTACTACCATTTAGATAGATAAACAACTGACACGAGTTGTTCCAATTTAATAGTTTCGAGTTTgaattctaaataaataattgttttaaatacttttaGTGAGATTTTTACCACCCGATCGTGTTATTATTATACTTAAATATGTTTGGATAGAGGATTTTGACCGAGTAAAGTAATTTatctgaaaatttaaatttttgtaatctagaattcattatttagatgtttttttttaaattttaaaacaaaattttaaataacttaaaatgtaaaatttcaatttccttctaaaagatgagaaattctaaaaagtgagaaattgaaatttttttttataaaataatcttcTAAAACCTTTGtgtattttcttattaatttttatcatctcTTTTACTTTAAAGTTCCTGAAATTCTTAAAATGTTGaaaatttttaacttaatttttttttattcaaacattaaattttgaaaataaaagaatttcaattgaagtatttaaaattcttagaatttaaattttaaattctcccATCTAAACACATTCTTAAGATTTTAAATATAGGTCATTGTTCGTTGCgctttttttgcttttgttgaTATCACCATTGTGGACATTTAAAAAATCTTGATATTGCAATCCAACTCACAGTCTCATGTGTCTTTTAAAACCTCCCACTTGTGCAGAATTTTCTTCTGCTCATAGTAGTGCTATCTCATTTGAGTAGAATTGTCTTTCGCTCCCAATGATAGTATCTCACTCGAACAGAATTGTCTTTGCCCATGGTGGCACTATTCCAATTGAACAAAATTGTCTTTCACCTTACTCGTTCGTAGTGGTACTATTCCACTCCAGCATAAGTGTCTTTTGCTCGTAGTAATACTATCCATCTCgaatataattatctttatcttattccgatgatattttttatctcATGAAAAATTTTAAccatgattttttaataaaagaaatgacaTTTATTGATTTGGCACTTTTTAATAGGAACCATGTTCCTACAGCATAAGTGTCTCAGTTTGAATagttttggatttgattgatCTTGAATCCCTGGTTTGGTATTATCCAATTGTGCTTTATCTTACAACCACCGTCTTGGTTTGTGCAGGTGTCTTTGAAGACGGAAcgtgagaagaagaaggagctgTACTTTCCACTAAGAAAGTATGCGATCAAAGTTTAGGTTAGAATTGGTTTCAAGTTGCATTTTTTAGGACAGTTACTTGTATTGAAATTTTAAGGTTTTGATGCCTGCCGCTGGGGCAGCATTCCAATTATTAGTACCAGAGTTGTTTCAATGCTTGCATTAAGTTTCCAAGGTCTATATGTTAAAAACTAGAGTTGTTTCGAGAAACTATTGTTGCTTTCGGCCTTTAACTTTATAGCGATTACCTGTTGAATGATCAATGGCCGTAACCTTTATGAGTTGTGATTTATGCACATCTCAACAGTGGATACCCAAATCGACACTCTTCATTTCTCtcgtttttgttaaattatattaCCTATCAAAATTATTACTATTCTTCTTCTTACGTGTGTAAACATACCCAAACATTTTCTGACTTTTTTTTGTCAACTTAAAATATCCTTTACTCTCCATCATATTGGAAGATAGGAATATGGTATTGTCTTCCCTTACGTTAAAATACACCCCCttctcttaaaaaacaaaaatgcataaattacactttattattttactacattttttttttctaaaaataattttatttctaatgttACTGCCTCCCCTataatgaattataaaaaaacattaagatGTAATGTGGTACatgtaatttgttttaattttaatatatagagcAATTTTTTTCTAGACCAATAATACTATCTATCACTCTTCCAAAAAAACAAACCATCTATCTAAAACAAGAACGAATTAGTATACACGTAAGttccttaaaataaattatcaccaGTGTGGCCATAAAGGCACCAATGTGTAGTCTCGTGCTTACACATAAAACCAAAGgaagttgctaggtgcacctagcattattgctggtgcacccagtaacttttaaaatttccgAAAGTGCCCCTGTTactccttctttctcccttttccaTGAAAAGTGCTTAACAGTGCTTCCATTTACCGCACCCAGCTTTTAAAAATGACACTGCTTCCATTTGTGCATTCtctccttcttttctctcttcagtGTGCAGTGCTTCCCCgtattttgtttgtttccttGTAATCGGTTTGGTTCGATGAACGGTTAGGTTTCGTGAAGGTGAAGGTACCGGTGTTCAGTGTTGCGATGGTTGGCGGCGGCATACGAGATACACAGTGTTGGGTGCGTTCTGGTGTACGACAGATCgcgcggatcaagttgattcgcaagaagtttacggatcaacttgatctgcatGTAGATTTCATTGCTTCGGATCAAATTGATagttatggatcaacttgattcataaaAGACTTACAGATTAACTTGATCCGTAACATGctctattttttgaaattttaaagtttaatcttgtttttaaattattactttgtttgtattgtcattttttatttgaattgtttataCGTGTAAAATGAAATAGGGTTTTAGCTTTTTACTAATGATGAGTTATTATGTATAGTTTTGTATGTTATATGTAGTTCGATTATGTGTTGTATGTCTATGTTAAAATTTTTGATTTATTGTTAAGATGGAAGAAGATCAGTGGATGTATGAAGGTATAATGCTTGAAGAAGTTGATACggatgaaaatgaagaagaatgtggtgtgaatgaactatatgttgattgttcggatgcgttcaatacttctcaggtaataaTGTTCATGATTGTGagtgatttaataaaatgaatatattgtAGGAAACTGAAATTATCAGGATTGGTTTGTAGGTGTTTGACAaccgagatgatgttttgcagtgggctcgattcattgcttatgaaaatagattTGTGACGGTGATGGTAAGGTCTGACACAAACACAGGTAGTAGAGGACTtcgtttgtgttaattggctgTGAAAGGAGTGACGAATATAAGTGTAGGAAGAAATAATTTGTTAGAATTGGAACTAGGAATtgtgggtgtcccttcaagcttcaTGGCAAGCCAATGGTTGGAGGATAAGGCTGGATGGTAAAGTTGATttgtgggattcataatcatgaattggcaaAATCATTAGTTGGATATCCATATGCCGGACGATTGACTAAAGCTTTTGACTCTGTTTAAGTTAATATATTGCTTGAAGTTAAtgtaatgttattttatgtttggaaTGATTTAACGTTTGAATTCGTGcaaattttatgttgttcatattcaaaaataaaataaaatctccttctaaaataaaaaaataaagacacaAACTTCTTGCGGATCATCTATGGATCAAATATAGCTTCTGCGGATCAACAAAACCCTATGTGGATCACGTCATAGCATACGCGGATCAAGCTAAATGAGCTGGgtgcacaaaaatatttttaaaatacacagGGGTATTTTTACCTTTTCACGTAggatgctgggtgcaccagcaataatgctgggtgcatcTAGCAACATCCAAAACCAAACTAGAATCCAAAAGTAGTCTTCAAAATACTTATGCCAACCAACTTGAAGTCACCCTATGTGCTATCAAAGTTAAAAAGATTCCCAAATACAAAAAGCCGGTCCAAAGACAATCCAAGTAACAATTATAAAACACTAGTTGTCCAAAATATCTAGTTGAAGCTGTCCTACAGCTTCCAAAAAACCACTTTGCAAGCCCTATTTTCCAGTTGAGCTCATCTGAGTTGATGGAGGTAGCCATTATTTTCCATATTTTACATTCTTCTTTGCCCCTTTTTCTCTCCAATTTTTGGTGATTTTGTTCCTGATGCAAATCGattaacaacaatttttttggcTAGAATTGAAATTGTTTGAGTTGTTGCTGCATTTTTATTGGGTGGATTTGCAGTTGAACGCTTTTGAGTTGAAGCTTCGATTGTTACTGCAGTTTTGTTGGTTGGATTTGCAGCTGCACTCATCTGAGTTAAAGGagtattttgttttccttttgtgGCCTAAGGCCAAGATGTTTTTACATTAGAAAAAATCACTTCAATAGTAAACTATGAATGCTTAAAAATTGCATTTACTTACCAAACCATGGTTTCTTTTCATCATATAGCTTAGCACTCGGCCTGGAGTCATTTTCTGTGCAAAATCAGGAATATGAGGGGTAGAGGGTTGGGGTGTCtgtgtttgtaattttttttctgctgaaaaattgaaattaaaatttaatacattttttggtATAAATATCATGAAATAATAAGAGTAAACAAAGTTTTTACCTTCTTATTGGGTGGTTGTTGTATTTCAGTAGAAACAGTTTTAgccttgttttgttttgaacGCGATGCAACTGTTTTAGTTTATTTCCTCTACACCAAGTTTTGTCCACTGCAGGTAAGGAcatattgttataatttttactGGGTGGATTTGCCCTTGACCTAGTGATTCCAGTGGCATAGTTTCTCCTTATATACTCCATAATATCTTTTAGTGTCATCTTATCACCCGACCTAAACCTTTCAACAATAACTTTAGCTATCCAATGAGAGTTAGCATTTTTGTTATGAAATACTCTGCCACATCTGTGCTTACTTCAACAAGTCTTGACTCTGTAAGTGATTTTCTCTCCAACCTTGCTCGCTAAAATAGTGAACCCACACTTTTGCTTGCAGTTTGCTCTCACTCTAACCTTATCATTTTTTCCCATTTGACCTCCTTACCATTTAGAGCTGAGTGTTCTTGAATGGCAGCCTTAAATTCTTTCAATGATTTGAACTCCATATCAGCTTTAAATTGGAATTCCTTCCTCACGTCTTCACTTCTATACATCACATATATTGGTCTAGGGTTGTCTTCCTCTCCACTATCAGTATTATCACTAATCAACTCCTCACTTGAGTAATTATCATCTATATCATGCATTTCACTCACATGGTATAAATGTCTACACGTTAGGTTGATCATTCACAAAATCACCAGTATTGTCTTGGTCTTTCACGTCTACTCCATCATTGTCCCCATGAAATTCAACACCAGCCacgttgtttttgtttttttctgtaTAAGGATGGTTTTTCATTTTAACCAACTTTTTCTCTGCAACTCCTTCTTGTTGTGTATTAAAACAATCATCTAGGTCTTCAACTCTCTCCTATTCACTATCATCAAAGTGTATCTCTTCCCTTGAGTTGTCAACTATCACCCAAGTCATCATAATCATCCACAACATGGTCATTATCAACCACAAAACAATCAatttctttccctttctccTCCACAGGGATGTGATCCACAGTTCTGCTACGAATTAAACCACAACGAAAATCTACTGGTTTTGAAGGTCCAGTATGTTCAATATAAACATGCACTTCACAGTTATGCATTAAAGCATAGTTAGCCAAACACATTGCATGGCTATCATCAACCAGTATTTTCACTCCATGTCTTATATCTACATTCTCTGACCACCACAAATTGAAGTTTTCCTTGTACCCCAATTTATCAACAATATCAAGAATCTCAATATAAGATCACTTGTTTGTTATCCAACTTGTGATGTGCATCAACATCACCATCCTTGTATTGCAAATCCAGCAGATCACCGTGAAATTTACCCGTGTGATGACCACTGAAAACGCCATACCTGTCATCATAATCTCAACCAGAATCAAACAACAATCATGGAAAAAGTACCCGTGTAGTTTACCGAACCCAACAAAGACCTGAAAATCCCAACCCAATAACCCAAGACTGTTTTCGCAATAGTTGAaggaaaaatgtaaaaagaaacATCGTGTCCATACACCACAAACACTTAACGACAAAAAAAGTACAAGCAAAGatgaaaatcactaaaaaaaccAACGTATAAAAAAGAACACCCCACATAACTCCAAAACGAATAAATAAACCCTAAATCCAAACAGTTATgagaatcttatatttttttttc
This region includes:
- the LOC114381169 gene encoding 60S ribosomal protein L35-like, which codes for MARIKVYELRNKTKAELLNQLKDLKAELALLRVAKVTGGAPNKLSKIKVVRLSIAQVLTVISQKQKAALREAYKKKKYLPLDLRPKKTRAIRRRLTKHQVSLKTEREKKKELYFPLRKYAIKV